The Rahnella aquatilis CIP 78.65 = ATCC 33071 genomic sequence GTCTGGTTTGAAGGAGTTCATCTGCTCAGCACCTTTACGAACAATGCTCAGTGTTGGATCAGCTTCAACTTCGAAGAACACTTCAGTTTCAATACCATGACCTTTCAGCACGCTGGTGATCTGGTCGGCATAGCCGTTATTGAACAGGTAGCGGTCAGTGACGATGAAGGCGCGTTTTGCTCCATCGGTCGCCACTTCTTCCAGTGCGATTGGCAGTGAGCCACGACGGAAGTAGATAGATTTCGGAAGTTTATGCCACAACATGTTTTCTGCTCGCTTCGCTACAGTCTTCTTGTTGATCAAGTGTTTAGGACCGACGTTTTCAGAGATGGAGTTACCACCCCATGAACCGCAACCCAGCGTCAGAGACGGAGCAAGCTTGAAGTTGTAGAGGTCACCGATACCGCCCTGTGAAGCCGGGGTGTTAATCAGAATACGGGCGGTTTTCATTTTGTTGCCAAAATAATTCACACGTTCTGGTTGGTTGTCCTGGTCTGTATAGAGGCAAGAGGTATGGCCGATACCACCCATTTCTACCAGTTTCTCTGCTTTAGCGACGGCGTCTTCGAAATTCTTAGCGCGGTACATAGCGAGGGTAGGGGACAGTTTTTCATGTGCAAATGGTTCTGATTCATCAACAACGCTGACTTCACCGATGAGCACTTTAGTATTTGCTGGCACTTTGATGCCGGCCATTTCAGCAATTTTCACTGCTGGCTGACCTACGATAGCGGCGTTGAGGCCACCATTTTTCAGAATGATATCTGAAACGGCTTTCAGTTCTTTACCCTGCAGCATGTAGCCGCCGTGAGAAGCGAAACGTTCACGCACTGCGTTATAGGCTGAATCAACCACGATAATGGACTGTTCAGAAGCACAGATGACACCGTTATCGAAGGTTTTAGACATCAGAACGGAAGCCACAACACGTTTGATATCTGCAGTTTCATCGACTACAACTGGAGTATTACCGGCACCTACACCAATGGCGGGTTTACCGGAGCTATAAGCTGCTTTAACCATGCCAGGACCACCTGTTGCCAGAATCAGGTTCAGATCCGGGTGGTGCATCAGTTGGTTGGAAAGCTCTACGCTGGGTTCATCAATCCAGCCAATGATATCTTTTGGCGCGCCGGCAGCGATAGCCGCTTGCAGAACGATATCCGCAGCCTTGTTCGTTGCATTCTTGGCACGTGGATGTGGAGAGAAGATAATACCGTTACGTGTTTTCAGGCTGATAAGCGCCTTGAAAATCGCAGTAGAAGTTGGGTTGGTAGTCGGAACGATACCGCAAATCAGACCAATCGGCTCAGCGATGGTGATGGTACCGAAAGTGTCATCCTGACCCAGGATGCCACAGGTTTTTTCATCTTTGTAAGCGTTGTAAATGTATTCAGAAGCGAAGTGGTTTTTGATCACTTTGTCTTCAACAATACCCATTCCGGATTCTTCAACAGCCAGTTTTGCCAGCAGAATTCGAGAATCGGCAGCAGCCAGAGCGGCGGCAGCGAAAATCTTATCTACCTGCTCTTGACTGAAGTTGGCATATTCGCGCTGTGCCTTCTTGACTCGAGCAACGAGTGCGTTTAGTTCAGCGACATTTGTTACAGCCATAATGCTCTCCTGATAAAGTTAAACTCTTTTAGTAAATAATCCGCCAAAGACTAGTATAGACCTGCTGTCAGTCACCGTGAGAAACTAATTAAATCTAATATTCTCAATGTGTTGTCTTTGTCTCTTTATTTGCTCAAAGAGCTTTCAGTTGTGAAGCACCGGATAAAGCAGATAACGTTTAATGCACCTTCATCACCGGACGTTTTATCTTGCCAGTAACGCTGAGTGACTATGCACAAAGATTACCTATTTGTAGGCAGTGTTCATTTGATCTGGATCACTAAATACTGATGCTGACACCTTTCAGCAACTTGATCTTGAGAATGATTATCAAAGTTGACCCTGCATAATACAGTTTTGTATGTAAAGTTATCAATAAAAAAACTGTTTTTTAACAAAAGTCGTATTCACTACTTTTATTTAGAAATCTGGTGATAAAAACTATGAAACGGCGTGGCGCCTTTACGGGGATTCCAGTACATTAGCGCCCATCAAAACCTTCATCTGCTGGCATAATTGTGCGGAGTTCTGCGTGGGCCAATCTTTATTAGATTTTTCAGGGTATATCAAATTTTTCGTCGGGCTGTTTGCGCTGGTCAACCCTGTGGGGATCTTACCGGTTTTCATCAGTATGACCAGCTATCAGGCGGCAGCGGGACGTAATAAAACCAATATGACGGCGAACCTGTCGGTTGCCATTATATTGTCGACCGCACTTTTTCTGGGTGATGCTATCTTACATCTGTTTGGTATCTCGATTGATTCATTCCGAATTGCGGGTGGGATCCTGGTGGTCACCATTGCAATGTCGATGATCAGCGGGAAACTGGGTGAAGATAAACAGAACAAGCAGG encodes the following:
- the adhE gene encoding bifunctional acetaldehyde-CoA/alcohol dehydrogenase, giving the protein MAVTNVAELNALVARVKKAQREYANFSQEQVDKIFAAAALAAADSRILLAKLAVEESGMGIVEDKVIKNHFASEYIYNAYKDEKTCGILGQDDTFGTITIAEPIGLICGIVPTTNPTSTAIFKALISLKTRNGIIFSPHPRAKNATNKAADIVLQAAIAAGAPKDIIGWIDEPSVELSNQLMHHPDLNLILATGGPGMVKAAYSSGKPAIGVGAGNTPVVVDETADIKRVVASVLMSKTFDNGVICASEQSIIVVDSAYNAVRERFASHGGYMLQGKELKAVSDIILKNGGLNAAIVGQPAVKIAEMAGIKVPANTKVLIGEVSVVDESEPFAHEKLSPTLAMYRAKNFEDAVAKAEKLVEMGGIGHTSCLYTDQDNQPERVNYFGNKMKTARILINTPASQGGIGDLYNFKLAPSLTLGCGSWGGNSISENVGPKHLINKKTVAKRAENMLWHKLPKSIYFRRGSLPIALEEVATDGAKRAFIVTDRYLFNNGYADQITSVLKGHGIETEVFFEVEADPTLSIVRKGAEQMNSFKPDVIIALGGGSPMDAAKIMWVLYEHPDTQFEDLALRFMDIRKRIYKFPKMGVKAKMIAVTTTSGTGSEVTPFAVVTDDATGQKYPLADYALTPDMAIVDANLVMNMPKSLCAFGGLDAVTHALEAYVSVLANEYSDGQALQALKLLKENLPASYKDGAKNPVARERVHNAATIAGIAFANAFLGVCHSMAHKLGSEFHIPHGLANAMLISNVIRYNANDNPTKQTAFSQYDRPQARRRYAEIADHLGLGAPGDRTAQKIQKLLTWLDEIKAELGIPTSIREAGVQEADFLAKVDKLSEDAFDDQCTGANPRYPLIAELKQILMDTYYGREFSEDVAEEVAAPALKAEKKTSKK
- a CDS encoding YchE family NAAT transporter, with protein sequence MGQSLLDFSGYIKFFVGLFALVNPVGILPVFISMTSYQAAAGRNKTNMTANLSVAIILSTALFLGDAILHLFGISIDSFRIAGGILVVTIAMSMISGKLGEDKQNKQEKSETAIRENVGVVPLALPLMAGPGAISSTIVWSSRYHSWPNLLGLTLAIIFFAFCCWLLFRAAPLLVRLLGQTGINVITRIMGLLLMSLGIEFIVTGIKAIFPGLL